One genomic window of Streptomonospora nanhaiensis includes the following:
- a CDS encoding sensor histidine kinase, which yields MRKLGAAAARAGGELLRPLSGRPTAGSLAGDALLWAALCVPAVMPLVVAADTGGSGAITPLQAVLACTLLAAAVALGRPYPVAAGVLGVGVVAVNPAGAPALIVLSYLAGRRDPRVWPAAAALGAVALGAVVFSLGSAEQLFALPGLYITIVFVIVLPWMVGVFRRQRRRLADSGWELARRLEREQEIAADQARLRERARIAQDMHDSLGHELSLIALRAGALELAPDLAEHHRAAAAGVRERATAATDRLREIVGVLREADAAAPTAPADEEIAAVVERAREAGVQVVLERRGTWEGLPPMVDRAAYRVVQEGLTNATRHAPGAPVRVLLERGPAGTVAAVRNAAPPRGAVPSRGAPGGRAGGHPAPGGHGLIGLAERVRLAGGVLEAGEDGGGFAVTARFPAKGAAPASAPAASPTSAADRHLRAEHRRLRWRTARMVLAAGALAVVGMALGVAGTFVRMDSATLDPADYRALRVGAPAEEVAAELPWQEYDSAAADDGSALARRLDCRYYRSHHGFLSGGFTVYRLCFDDGVLAAKDALPELGEPPA from the coding sequence ATGAGGAAGCTGGGTGCGGCCGCCGCGCGGGCGGGCGGCGAACTCCTGCGGCCGCTCTCCGGCCGGCCCACCGCCGGGAGCCTGGCGGGCGACGCGCTGCTGTGGGCGGCGCTGTGCGTGCCGGCGGTCATGCCGCTGGTGGTCGCCGCCGACACCGGCGGCAGCGGCGCGATCACCCCCCTGCAGGCGGTCCTGGCGTGCACGCTGCTGGCCGCCGCCGTCGCCCTGGGCCGCCCCTACCCGGTGGCCGCCGGCGTGCTGGGGGTCGGGGTGGTGGCGGTCAACCCGGCGGGGGCACCGGCGCTGATCGTGCTGTCCTACCTGGCGGGCCGGCGCGACCCCCGCGTGTGGCCGGCCGCCGCCGCGCTCGGCGCCGTCGCGCTGGGCGCGGTGGTGTTCTCGCTCGGCAGCGCCGAGCAGCTGTTCGCCCTGCCCGGTTTGTACATCACCATCGTGTTCGTCATCGTGCTGCCGTGGATGGTCGGGGTGTTCCGGCGCCAGCGCCGCCGCCTGGCGGACTCCGGGTGGGAGCTGGCCCGTCGGCTCGAACGCGAGCAGGAGATCGCCGCCGACCAGGCGCGGCTGCGCGAGCGCGCCCGCATCGCCCAGGACATGCACGACTCCCTGGGCCACGAGCTGAGCCTCATCGCCCTGCGCGCGGGCGCCTTGGAGCTCGCGCCCGACCTGGCCGAGCATCACCGCGCGGCGGCGGCCGGGGTGCGCGAGCGCGCCACGGCCGCCACCGACCGGCTGCGGGAGATCGTGGGCGTGCTGCGGGAGGCCGACGCCGCCGCGCCCACGGCGCCCGCCGACGAGGAGATCGCCGCCGTGGTCGAGCGGGCGCGGGAGGCGGGCGTGCAGGTGGTGCTGGAGCGCCGCGGCACCTGGGAGGGCCTGCCCCCGATGGTGGACCGGGCCGCCTACCGCGTCGTGCAGGAGGGGCTGACCAACGCCACCCGGCACGCCCCCGGTGCGCCGGTGCGGGTGCTGCTGGAGCGCGGGCCGGCGGGGACCGTCGCGGCGGTGCGCAACGCGGCGCCGCCCCGGGGCGCGGTGCCCTCGCGCGGTGCTCCGGGCGGGCGCGCGGGTGGCCACCCGGCCCCGGGCGGCCACGGGCTGATCGGGCTGGCCGAGCGGGTGCGCCTGGCGGGCGGCGTGCTGGAGGCGGGCGAGGACGGCGGCGGGTTCGCCGTCACGGCCCGCTTCCCGGCGAAGGGCGCCGCCCCCGCGTCCGCGCCTGCGGCGTCGCCGACGTCGGCCGCCGACCGGCACCTGCGCGCGGAGCACCGGCGGCTGCGCTGGCGCACGGCCCGCATGGTGCTGGCGGCGGGCGCCCTGGCGGTGGTCGGGATGGCGCTGGGCGTGGCCGGCACGTTCGTGCGGATGGACTCCGCCACGCTGGACCCCGCCGACTACCGCGCGCTGCGGGTGGGCGCCCCGGCCGAGGAGGTCGCCGCCGAACTGCCCTGGCAGGAGTACGACAGCGCCGCGGCCGACGACGGCAGCGCCCTCGCCCGGCGGCTGGACTGCCGCTACTACCGCTCCCACCACGGCTTCCTCAGCGGCGGGTTCACCGTCTACCGGCTGTGCTTCGACGACGGCGTGCTCGCGGCCAAGGACGCGCTTCCCGAGCTGGGCGAGCCGCCCGCGTGA